In Arctopsyche grandis isolate Sample6627 unplaced genomic scaffold, ASM5162203v2 HiC_scaffold_800, whole genome shotgun sequence, the following proteins share a genomic window:
- the LOC143922207 gene encoding LOW QUALITY PROTEIN: arylphorin subunit alpha-like (The sequence of the model RefSeq protein was modified relative to this genomic sequence to represent the inferred CDS: substituted 1 base at 1 genomic stop codon): protein IFSADKDFLLKRQKIFDLLNHVNQEFGDEYVKIAKEYSIEDHIDQYTNVKAVKEFVKFYKRGFVTKFKLFCLTFDKHRDEAVALFNVFYYAKDFETFYKTACWAREFMNHGVFVYSFTVAVLHREDCHGFVLPAAYEIYPFYFVSSDVLAKANYIKQQGYVQDPKLAEFYGIQFEDNTYTFYDNYTQGYDFYDQERKVSYFTNDIGLNSYYFYFHADYPFXLGGERFGLNKDRCGDLYYFTHQQLLGRYYLERLSNGLGEIPSFNWKYPVKTQYNPNMRYPNGYPFPRRQENYYVNTDNNQYLVQEVEDYERRIRDAVTQGFKYGCNKYFQVL from the exons attttttcagccGACAAAGATTTTCTTTTGAAGCGACAAAAAATCTTCGACCTGTTGAACCATGTCAACCAAGAATTCGGCGATGAATACGTCAAAATCGCCAAGGAGTATTCCATCGAAGACCACATCGATCAATACACC AACGTTAAGGCCGTTAAGGAATTCGTGAAATTCTACAAGCGTGGATTCGTTACCAAGTTCAAGCTCTTCTGTCTGACTTTCGACAAACATAGGGATGAAGCTGTTGCTCTATTCAATGTCTTCTACTATGCTAAGGATTTCGAAACCTTCTACAAGACCGCTTGCTGGGCCCGCGAATTCATGAACCACGGAGTCTTTGTCTATTCCTTCACAGTAGCCGTTCTCCACCGTGAGGATTGCCACGGATTCGTCTTGCCAGCAGCTTATGAAATTTACCCCTTCTACTTCGTCAGCAGCGATGTCCTCGCAAAGGCCAATTACATCAAACAACAAGGATACGTTCAAGATCCTAAACTCGCCGAGTTTTATGGTATCCAATTCGAAGACAACACCTACACATTCTACGACAACTACACCCAAGGTTATGACTTCTATGATCAAGAACGAAAAGTATCTTACTTCACCAACGACATCGGATTGAACTCGTACTACTTCTACTTCCATGCTGACTACCCATTCTAGCTAGGAGGCGAACGATTCGGATTGAACAAGGATAGATGCGGTGACCTGTACTACTTCACTCACCAACAACTTTTGGGTCGTTACTACTTGGAAAGATTGTCCAACGGATTGGGAGAAATCCCTTCATTCAACTGGAAGTACCCAGTCAAGACTCAGTACAACCCCAACATGAGATACCCCAACGGATATCCCTTCCCAAGGAGGCAAGAGAACTACTACGTCAACACCGATAACAACCAGTACCTCGTCCAGGAAGTCGAAGATTATGAAAGACGCATCCGTGATGCCGTTACCCAAGGATTC aagTATgggtgtaataaatattttcaagtttTGTAG